One region of Culex pipiens pallens isolate TS chromosome 2, TS_CPP_V2, whole genome shotgun sequence genomic DNA includes:
- the LOC120427862 gene encoding uncharacterized protein LOC120427862 isoform X2: MDKDGDKKGGDKKGGQSGAGLGGAAGGPDPASLLDAASLFAYWGRDPSAMAAAASNSALFGSQFGMPGGLGGLMPNAAAAAAAAAAATGASGSDRFQMGQHPNTMAVAASQAASLAGLHNSWWSMAQLAAQDYFARLQASGMAGQMPFPHGADLASAFPGGLGGLGAMGGAGAGGGAGSGGAGGAGGGGGGGSNGKGGGGGKGKKRDRSSNSNSSNASSTGGAGGGGGAGGANSVGGYKNSSSPSVSQAAAAAAYKQSLYSQATLHKELMAITAAAAAAQQSPSGNSGGGGGGGGGGGGSSKSKSSSGGSNRGSSGGSSNDILSMTRGSSASPSVNSSKSQGPSPSVTISASNMSGGNHLQGMGGGRSGKDGKGAGQNMAADLGLSASMNALNTLSQFGNMDLSSPQNVTATMNALAASSAKAKDYMSSGILNDPSSLLGVRLPPDTEIIKYTSSIVGGGPKGSNNSNNSGNSGGGGSSRNRNKNKTAPIEESSLFAQLHGMSTAKRARMDPNDYSGGQGTTGTSGGTLTSGSGSGGNNDRIEVIKLPPTITSNGVYNTGKGKDSMADQINDWAGLNLSGKGSSAMANSLAAAAAAVAAEAQDDAPLNLSMKSSKSDSRASPAPSPAGSGSTPSANSLQSLSTITAALGGSGGNDTPRSRRKSNNKNRSSAAAAAAMADAASSLAAAAGSASGANNNSSISSLLMAAGSGSGANAGNGTQPAGGSSASGGAAATTAGGNGSGANNHLAAQLGLNSSLSELLKISNYEEYDYAGLSGSQFKEGRPRNLGRGVSKPKKNTVASLLAQSRAVGSKPLTAQQLLTQEAEIEKLRQAMIEASQSMESTSNTNTDTESVAESGMSESEGEEQINVKELRVPLEKGWRRETVIRGLTKNGQIKGDVFYYPPQSLNKMKGMNQVQLYLDQFKPKDLTRDNFSFSAKAIVGTFLQPAPPPYATDGEYIKMTDVEVARRLEELKMFTRHTALGVEQRIEIAKQQQALRDAKKMAKDEISKNKEKARQAKEIERNERLEQQRKERELKNQQAMEAKRKREEELARQKAEEAARKQQEKELKRQQALLQKEQERERRRQHMTLIKQLELRRKFEEKEKKKHQVILDKLIQREKKLTMRKRDTSILQELRKPQEDTEIGDQPVLPNLPRIPGLKLTGTGFADLLMVFEFLHNFGETLGFSESTDMEALPTLQSLHSALTCENAIEAEEELLSVMTHLLVCAIEDPGIPNPGRHTTLLGQTLRQADITHSNVSEILRIYLYAVAHGEVKQQSGISLERERERHHLPTEEDIKTASDKNRQFYELLSENLRYKLSELLKDKPFVALNPTTKVQILAMLCNDLLLNKAVCKQIEGSLETQAQLKKERYLLDNKIRKYKMLVARKQRLEQYEKAQAAALEKSLQMKAAEEAKRAEEAAAAAAAAEGIVIAPPTGEDNQAAQTQPQQTGEEKTEGGEGEVLDATAPPTTDSAPVPAEVEQNHKDETVLNPSQESLPPLNNGTITPMEDSPIKAPPTPHQLEESKSKELSFSEMGEHAPGGDVDHSFSKSMTMHHEHAPSERNDDDNSDLESEGTQLEEDEDAHLTAEEAQRKYDKILETSFQNKSQLEYALNQLRVKCFGQDRYWRRYWCLPKCGGVYVEAMESAQPDVCKYECALEEAHASQEAAKAEAAAAEEAAAAAAAEAVADAADEAEGIPRFIPTIADIVKRDRDKNKENKDANEFPSHHIGGLEERKRKRSGRSKKKHDFFNQECTNDSESQDVQDEDNSRTSFSNCEETRTDSQSEAEHAPAPVTPVAPPVIEEPPKPVIPPPVPMVQEPPVPPPIMLGAAKKKREDDHLMDIEDSIPTAILVQKGNNHDETKIVEVNNQIGGVNLNSSRGPQEDNDVQLVQEETPTITIPDDDTESGDQPLRETEQPAGLTTNGGGGGVGDAGSNCDIKPKLENGEIGADEEMELGEIKSEERIKKELNSDQPMDRWFSIVDKELPLASTECPLPSIKGTTPSSVARQVYTNITCREICQIQGNRWDIGNNIQFFSVPLEKMVEIHFKNESILSLSGLDEEEMADVIAKKIKLEPTAESDTKPTLIPKRESIDESQLDVKPDVKQEGEAEEYGTFSLPAYMTLTLSNLTAYVQCDQFQPLQMTPEEERQLEEVKARGTLAKPEVKHVPKDLRHGWWKINDIEELNELIKSLNPRGVRERSLRQSLLESLQESVNLSTPFPVAHPRAPITNWTESEAWNAWNPAIARRVEIALLDQIEAMEDKVASASMQMKGWQVPQRDGDSDNGIVEDVSIEMLRERIAGLESAIERRYLKPPLGINTTEAQMAVIAQQEAHHHATMNSSNCSNSSEDENIPKGLMSWRDAVERSVTTAQLSMALYVLESCVAWDKSIMKANCQFCQSGEQEDKLLLCDGCDRGYHTYCFKPRMDKIPDGDWYCFECKNKATGDRKCIVCGGLRPPPLGKMVYCELCPRAYHQDCYIPPMLKYPRGKWYCTNCIGKAPPKKKPQRKPKEKSSNHNTSLNQSSLSNQSANQSLNSSHEEIPQQTSATAPCPMTSPTSATNPCGGVAGLQTTTGTAATLGTTPLSPAHSVASTTTTTTTHEEPLSTAATTASTATNPADFSQMTMPTPTPPAIAFPQYANLEGTPVSSVLNSFQLPPPPSTATTFDAQQQHYQQYYQSQQQQQQQYYPDYVPESQPPSSQSQPDSGAAAAVNTSMDNTASSLNASSLGSNDDSTTADHQPQEQHGAAVPSTPTSGGYSPSGSTSYDEQHNSEKPQQPQHQESSSSEEQQPVPAPALTSSSSSSSSSHKKDKKDRDEAREQAKKEKKATKKLMKELAPCKAVLEEMEVHEDSWPFLLPVNTKQFPTYRKVIKNPMDLSTIKKRLQDMVYKSRDDFIGDVRQIFDNCEMFNEDDSPVGTAGHGMRKYFEQRWAELTEKHSGSS; this comes from the exons AACTCATCCTCCCCATCGGTATCGCAAGCCGCGGCAGCGGCCGCCTACAAGCAATCCCTCTACAGCCAAGCCACTCTGCACAAAGAACTGATGGCCATTACGGCGGCGGCAGCCGCTGCCCAGCAAAGCCCTTCCGGCAACAGTGGAggaggtggtggcggcggcggaggTGGAGGCGGTTCATCCAAGTCAAAGTCCTCTTCCGGAGGAAGCAATCGCGGCAGCTCGGGAGGCAGCTCCAACGACATCCTCTCGATGACGCGCGGCTCTTCGGCGTCGCCGTCGGTCAACTCGTCCAAATCGCAAGGCCCCTCGCCGAGTGTCACAATCAGTGCCAGCAACATGTCGGGTGGGAATCACCTGCAGGGGATGGGCGGCGGTAGGTCCGGGAAGGACGGGAAGGGTGCTGGTCAGAACATGGCGGCGGATTTGGGGCTGAGCGCGTCGATGAACGCGCTGAACACGCTGTCGCAGTTCGGGAACATGGATCTGAGCTCGCCGCAGAACGTGACGGCCACGATGAACGCGCTGGCCGCGAGTTCGGCCAAGGCCAAGGACTACATGTCGTCGGGGATATTGAA tgATCCGTCTTCGTTGCTTGGAGTCCGGCTGCCGCCGGATACGGAGATCATCAAGTACACCAGCTCGATCGTGGGCGGAGGTCCCAAGGGTtcgaacaacagcaacaacagtgGAAATAGTGGAGGTGGTGGAAGTAGTCGTAACCGGAACAAGAACAAGACCGCTCCAATTGAGGAAAGTTCGCTGTTTGCTCAGCTGCATGGAATGAGTACGGCCAAGCGGGCACGAATGGATCCGAATGACTATAGTGGCGGACAGGGGACGACTGGTACGAGTGGAGGAACGTTGACTTCGGGTAGTGGAAGTGGTGGTAACAACGACCGAATCGAGGTGATTAAGCTACCTCCGACGATCACGTCGAACGGGGTGTACAACACGGGAAAAG GAAAAGACTCGATGGCCGACCAGATCAATGACTGGGCCGGACTGAATCTCAGCGGAAAAGGTTCGTCGGCGATGGCGAATTCGCTGGCCGCGGCGGCAGCTGCCGTGGCCGCCGAGGCCCAGGACGACGCACCGCTCAACCTGTCCATGAAGTCGTCCAAGTCGGATAGCCGCGCCTCGCCGGCACCTTCCCCGGCCGGTTCGGGCTCCACGCCCAGTGCCAACAGCTTGCAGAGCTTGAGCACGATCACGGCCGCGCTCGGAGGTTCCGGTGGCAACGATACGCCACGAT CTCGTCGCAAGTCCAACAATAAGAACCGCTCGTCTGCGGCGGCCGCGGCCGCAATGGCCGACGCCGCGTCTTCGCTGGCGGCCGCTGCTGGCAGTGCTTCCGGggccaacaacaacagcagtatCAGTTCGCTCCTGATGGCTGCCGGCAGTGGCAGCGGTGCCAACGCCGGCAACGGAACTCAACCGGCCGGCGGAAGTTCTGCCTCCGGAGGGGCGGCTGCGACGACCGCCGGTGGTAACGGAAGCGGTGCCAACAATCATCTCGCCGCCCAGCTGGGCCTGAACAGCTCGCTGTCCGAGCTGTTGAAGATCTCCAACTATGAGGAGTACGATTACGCGGGCCTCTCCGGAT CCCAATTCAAGGAGGGTCGACCGCGCAACCTCGGCCGTGGTGTGTCCAAACCCAAGAAGAACACCGTGGCGTCCCTGTTGGCGCAGAGCCGGGCCGTCGGCTCGAAACCGCTGACGGCGCAGCAACTGCTCACCCAGGAAGCTGAAATT GAAAAACTCCGCCAGGCAATGATCGAAGCTAGTCAATCGATGGAGAGTACGTCCAACACCAACACCGACACCGAGAGCGTCGCCGAGTCCGGCATGTCCGAGTCCGAGGGCGAGGAGCAGATCAACGTGAAGGAGCTGCGCGTCCCGCTCGAGAAGGGCTGGCGCCGCGAAACCGTCATCCGCGGGCTCACCAAGAACGGCCAGATCAAGGGCGACGTGTTTTACTACCCGCCGCAGAGCCTCAACAAGATGAAGGGCATGAACCAGGTGCAGCTG TACCTGGACCAGTTCAAGCCCAAGGACCTCACCCGGGACAACTTTAGCTTCTCCGCGAAAGCGATCGTCGGGACGTTCCTGCAGCCGGCGCCCCCACCGTACGCCACCGACGGCGAGTACATCAAGATGACCGACGTGGAGGTGGCGCGCCGCCTCGAGGAGCTCAAGATGTTCACGCGCCACACGGCGCTCGGCGTGGAGCAGCGCATCGAGATCGCCAAACAGCAGCAGGCGCTGCGCGACGCCAAGAAGATGGCCAAGGACGAGATCAGCAAGAACAAAGAGAAG GCTCGTCAGGCAAAGGAAATTGAGCGCAACGAACGGCTCGAACAGCAGCGCAAGGAACGGGAACTGAAGAATCAGCAAGCGATGGAG GCTAAACGAAAGCGAGAGGAAGAGCTCGCCCGCCAAAAAGCCGAAGAAGCTGCCCGGAAGCAACAG GAGAAAGAGCTAAAACGACAGCAAGCACTGTTACAGAAAGAACAG gagCGAGAACGACGACGCCAGCACATGACGTTGATCAAGCAGCTCGAACTTCGTCGAAAGTTTGAGGAGAAGGAAAAGAAGAAGCATCAG GTCATCCTGGACAAGCTGATTCAGCGCGAGAAGAAGCTGACGATGCGCAAGCGGGACACCAGCATTCTTCAGGAACTGAG AAAACCCCAAGAGGACACGGAAATCGGTGACCAACCGGTGCTGCCCAACCTGCCGCGAATCCCGGGGCTCAAGCTGACTGGCACCGGCTTCGCCGACCTGCTGATGGTTTTTGAGTTCTTGCACAACTTTGGCGAGACGCTCGGCTTTAGCGAGTCCACCG ACATGGAAGCCCTTCCAACGCTCCAGTCGCTCCACTCAGCTCTCACCTGCGAAAACGCAATCGAAGCCGAGGAAGAGCTGCTTTCCGTGATGACGCACCTGCTCGTCTGTGCCATCGAAGATCCGGGCATTCCGAACCCGGGTCGGCACACGACGCTGCTCGGCCAAACCCTGCGCCAGGCGGACATTACCCACTCGAACGTGTCGGAGATCCTGCGGATATACCTGTATGCGGTGGCTCACGGCGAGGTCAAGCAGCAGAGTGGAATCAGCTtggagcgcgagcgcgagcggcATCACCTGCCCACCGAGGAGGACATCAAGACGGCCAGCGACAAGAACAGGCAGTTTTACGAGCTGCTTTCGGAGAACCTGCGGTACAAGCTGTCGGAGCTGCTCAAAGACAAACCGTTTGTGGCGCTGAACCCGACGACGAAGGTGCAGATCCTGGCCATGTTGTGCAACGATTTGCTGCTGAACAAGGCGGTTTGCAAGCAGATCGAGGGAAGTCTGGAGACGCAGGCCCAGCTGAAGAAGGAGCGCTACCTGCTGGATAACAAAATCAGGAAGTACAAGATGTTGGTTGCGAGGAAGCAACGGCTGGAGCAGTACGAGAAGGCTCAAGCTGCTGCGCTGGAAAAGTCCCTGCAGATGAAGGCTGCCGAGGAGGCGAAGCGGGCAGAGGAAGCGGCAGCGGCTGCAGCCGCGGCGGAAGGAATCGTCATCGCTCCACCGACTGGAGAAGACAATCAGGCGGCTCAGACGCAACCGCAGCAAACAGGGGAGGAAAAGACTGAAGGAGGCGAGGGTGAAGTTCTGGACGCAACGGCACCACCGACGACCGATTCTGCGCCAGTTCCGGCCGAGGTCGAGCAGAACCACAAAGACGAAACGGTGCTGAATCCTAGCCAAGAATCTCTTCCACCGCTCAACAACGGTACAATCACCCCGATGGAGGACAGTCCCATCAAAGCCCCACCAACGCCACACCAACTCGAGGAGTCAAAGTCCAAAGAGTTGAGCTTCTCCGAGATGGGTGAGCACGCACCCGGTGGCGACGTTGACCATTCGTTCTCCAAGTCGATGACGATGCACCACGAGCATGCGCCGAGTGAGcgcaacgacgacgacaacagCGACCTGGAAAGCGAGGGAACGCAACTGGAGGAGGACGAGGACGCGCATCTGACGGCCGAGGAGGCCCAGCGGAAGTACGACAAGATCCTGGAGACGTCGTTCCAGAACAAGAGTCAGCTGGAGTACGCGTTGAACCAACTCCGGGTCAAGTGCTTCGGCCAGGATCGCTACTGGCGCCGGTACTGGTGTCTGCCCAAGTGTGGCGGAGTGTACGTCGAGGCGATGGAGTCGGCCCAACCGGATGTGTGCAAATACGAGTGTGCCCTCGAGGAGGCTCATGCTAGTCAGGAAGCGGCCAAGGCAGAAGCTGCTGCGGCTGAAGAAGCGGCTGCAGCTGCCGCGGCCGAAGCCGTTGCAGATGCGGCGGACGAAGCTGAGGGTATTCCGCGGTTCATCCCCACGATAGCGGACATTGTGAAGCGCGACCGGGACAAGAACAAGGAGAACAAAGACGCGAATGAGTTCCCGTCGCACCACATCGGTGGGCTTGAAGAGCGAAAGCGGAAGCGAAGTGGTCGGAGTAAAAAGAAGCACGACTTCTTCAACCAGGAGTGCACGAACGACAGCGAATCGCAGGACGTGCAGGATGAGGACAACTCACGGACCAGTTTCAGCAACTGCGAGGAAACTCGAACGGATTCGCAGTCCGAGGCGGAGCACGCACCGGCTCCGGTCACTCCAGTCGCACCACCGGTAATCGAGGAACCTCCAAAGCCCGTGATTCCACCACCGGTACCGATGGTCCAGGAACCTCCAGTCCCACCGCCGATCATGCTGGGAGCAGCGAAGAAGAAGCGCGAAGACGATCACCTGATGGACATCGAAGACTCGATCCCGACGGCGATTCTAGTACAAAAGGGCAACAACCACGACGAGACGAAGATTGTCGAGGTGAACAATCAAATTGGCGGCGTCAACTTGAACAGCAGCCGAGGGCCGCAGGAAGACAACGACGTCCAGCTGGTGCAGGAAGAAACCCCCACGATCACCATTCCGGACGACGACACCGAGAGTGGCGATCAGCCGTTGCGCGAAACCGAACAGCCAGCGGGACTGACGACAAACGGTGGCGGTGGAGGCGTCGGCGACGCCGGCAGCAACTGTGATATTAAGCCAAAGCTGGAGAACGGCGAAATTGGCGCTGACGAGGAGATGGAACTCGGCGAGATCAAATCCGAGGAGCGTATCAAGAAGGAACTCAACTCGGACCAACCCATGGACCGGTGGTTCTCAATCGTGGACAAGGAACTTCCACTCGCTAGTACCGAGTGTCCGCTGCCGTCGATCAAGGGCACCACGCCGTCGTCCGTCGCCCGCCAAGTGTATACGAACATTACCTGTCGGGAGATTTGCCAGATCCAGGGCAACCGATGGGACATCGGCAACAACATTCAGTTCTTCAGCGTGCCGCTGGAAAAGATGGTTGAGATTCACTTTAAAAATGAATCGATCCTGTCGCTTTCCGGCCTCGACGAGGAAGAAATGGCCGATGTGATCGCTAAGAAGATCAAGCTGGAACCAACGGCGGAGTCGGACACGAAGCCAACGTTGATCCCGAAGCGGGAATCGATCGATGAAAGTCAGCTGGACGTTAAACCCGATGTCAAGCAGGAAGGCGAAGCCGAAGAGTACGGAACGTTCTCCCTGCCCGCGTACATGACGCTAACGCTCAGCAACCTGACCGCGTACGTCCAGTGCGACCAGTTCCAACCGCTGCAGATGACCCCCGAAGAGGAGCGCCAGCTTGAAGAGGTAAAAGCGCGTGGAACCCTAGCGAAACCCGAAGTCAAACACGTCCCCAAGGACCTCCGCCACGGCTGGTGGAAAATCAACGACATCGAAGAGCTGAACGAACTGATCAAGTCTCTAAACCCTCGAGGAGTCCGCGAGCGATCTCTCCGCCAAAGTCTGCTCGAGTCCCTCCAGGAAAGCGTCAACCTGTCAACGCCCTTCCCGGTGGCCCACCCCCGCGCCCCCATCACCAACTGGACCGAGTCGGAGGCGTGGAACGCGTGGAACCCGGCCATCGCTCGGCGCGTCGAGATCGCTCTGCTCGATCAGATCGAAGCCATGGAGGACAAGGTCGCTTCGGCGTCGATGCAGATGAAGGGCTGGCAGGTGCCGCAGCGGGACGGCGACAGCGACAACGGCATCGTCGAGGACGTCAGCATCGAAATGCTGCGCGAGCGCATCGCCGGCCTCGAATCCGCCATCGAACGGCGCTACCTCAAGCCACCGCTCGGCATCAA CACGACCGAGGCCCAGATGGCAGTGATTGCCCAGCAGGAAGCGCACCACCACGCGACGATGAACTCGTCCAACTGCTCAAACAGCTCCGAGGATGAAAACATTCCGAAAG GTCTCATGTCCTGGCGCGACGCCGTGGAACGATCGGTCACTACCGCCCAGCTGTCGATGGCACTGTACGTGCTCGAGTCGTGCGTCGCCTGGGACAAGAGCATCATGAAGGCG AACTGCCAGTTCTGCCAGTCGGGCGAGCAGGAGGACAAGCTGCTGCTGTGCGACGGGTGTGACCGCGGCTACCACACGTACTGCTTCAAGCCGCGGATGGACAAGATTCCGGACGGGGATTG GTATTGCTTCGAGTGCAAAAATAAGGCCACCGGCGACCGGAAGTGCATCGTGTGCGGAGGGTTGCGGCCACCGCCGCTCGGAAAGATGGTCTACTGTGAGTTGTGCCCCCGGGCCTACCATCAGGACTGCTATATTCCGCCGATGTTGAAG TATCCTCGCGGCAAGTGGTACTGCACCAACTGCATCGGGAAGGCTCCCCCGAAGAAGAAGCCCCAGCGGAAGCCCAAGGAGAAGTCGTCCAATCACAACACGTCGCTCAACCAGTCCAGCCTGAGCAATCAGTCGGCCAACCAGTCGCTCAACTCGTCCCACGAGGAAATCCCCCAGCAGACGTCAGCCACGGCGCCCTGTCCGATGACGTCCCCTACGTCGGCCACCAACCCGTGCGGCGGAGTTGCCGGCCTACAGACGACGACGGGCACCGCCGCCACCCTTGGAACGACGCCGTTAAG TCCAGCACATTCAGTAGcatccacgacgacgacgacgacgacccatGAAGAGCCGTTGTCGACAGCGGCGACGACGGCATCGACCGCGACGAACCCAGCAGATTTCAGCCAGATGACGATGCCAACGCCAACACCGCCAGCAATTGCATTTCCGCAGTACGCGAATCTCGAGGGAACGCCCGTATCGAGCGTACTCAACAGCTTCCAACTGCCGCCGCCACCCTCGACGGCCACCACCTTCGACGCCCAGCAGCAGCACTACCAGCAGTACTATCAatctcagcagcagcagcagcaacagtatTACCCGGATTACGTTCCAGAATCTCAACCACCCTCCTCGCAATCTCAACCCGACAGCGGCGCGGCCGCCGCCGTCAACACCAGCATGGACAACACAGCGAGCAGCTTGAATGCCTCCTCGCTCGGTAGCAACGACGATTCGACGACGGCAGATCACCAACCTCAAGAGCAACACGGTGCCGCCGTGCCCTCAACGCCCACCTCGGGTGGTTATTCACCATCCGGATCGACCTCGTACGACGAGCAGCACAACTCCGAGAAGCCACAGCAGCCACAACACCAGGAATCGTCGTCCTCGGAAGAGCAACAGCCGGTGCCGGCTCCGGCGTTgacgtcctcgtcgtcgtcttcgtcgtcctcgcacaaaaaggacaaaaaggaTCGCGATGAGGCGCGCGAGCAGGCGAAGAAGGAGAAGAAGGCCACCAAGAAGCTCATGAAGGAGCTGGCGCCTTGCAAGGCGGTGCTGGAGGAGATGGAG GTCCACGAGGATTCCTGGCCGTTTCTCCTGCCCGTAAACACCAAGCAGTTCCCGACGTACCGCAAGGTCATCAAGAACCCGATGGATTTGTCGACCATCAAGAAGCGGCTGCAGGACATGGT CTACAAATCCCGCGACGACTTTATCGGCGACGTGCGCCAAATCTTCGACAACTGCGAGATGTTCAACGAGGACGACTCGCCGGTGGGCACGGCCGGCCACGGCATGCGCAAGTACTTTGAGCAGCGCTGGGCCGAACTGACGGAGAAGCACTCGGGTTCGTCATGA